One Triticum dicoccoides isolate Atlit2015 ecotype Zavitan chromosome 4B, WEW_v2.0, whole genome shotgun sequence genomic window carries:
- the LOC119293797 gene encoding non-symbiotic hemoglobin: MSAAEGAVVFSEEKEALVLKSWAIMKKDSANLGLRFFLKIFEIAPSARQMFPFLRDSDVPLETNPKLKTHAVSVFVMTCEAAAQLRKAGKITVRETTLKRLGGTHLKYGVADGHFEVTRFALLETIKEALPADMWGPEMRNAWGEAYDQLVAAIKQEMKPSE; this comes from the exons ATGTCTGCCGCGGAGGGAGCCGTCGTCTTCAGCGAGGAGAAGGAGGCGCTGGTGCTCAAGTCATGGGCCATCATGAAGAAGGATTCCGCCAACCTCGGGCTCCGCTTCTTCCTCAA GATCTTTGAGATCGCGCCGTCCGCGAGGCAGATGTTCCCGTTCCTGCGCGACTCCGACGTGCCGCTGGAAACCAACCCCAAGCTCAAGACCCACGCCGTGTCCGTCTTCGTCATG ACGTGTGAGGCGGCAGCCCAGCTGCGGAAAGCCGGGAAGATCACCGTGAGGGAGACCACCCTGAAGAGGCTGGGCGGGACGCACTTGAAATACGGCGTGGCAGATGGCCACTTTGAG GTGACGCGGTTCGCTCTGCTCGAGACGATCAAGGAGGCGCTTCCGGCGGACATGTGGGGGCCCGAGATGAGGAACGCGTGGGGCGAAGCCTACGACCAACTGGTCGCGGCCATCAAGCAAGAGATGAAGCCCTCTGAATAG